The Clostridiales bacterium genome includes a region encoding these proteins:
- a CDS encoding stage V sporulation protein AE, translating into MKKRVIIVTDGDLIAKEAVEEASRRIGGRCISMSAGNPTPLNGSDIIELIKRARYDPVVVMVDDRGNTGKGKGEEAMGYIIKSHEIELLGVIAVASNTKDVKGIKVNCSIDKYGNLTKKAVRKNGDIKKDKIIKGDTVDILNDIHVPIIVGIGDPGKMDGRDSLIIGAPVITMAMQEIIKRHDGI; encoded by the coding sequence ATGAAAAAAAGAGTGATAATTGTTACAGATGGCGATTTAATTGCAAAAGAAGCTGTTGAAGAAGCTTCACGGCGTATAGGAGGCCGGTGTATCTCGATGTCTGCAGGCAACCCAACACCTTTAAACGGATCTGACATTATAGAACTTATAAAGCGTGCCAGATATGACCCTGTCGTTGTCATGGTGGATGATAGGGGGAATACAGGTAAGGGCAAGGGCGAGGAGGCTATGGGTTATATCATCAAAAGCCATGAAATTGAACTTCTCGGAGTGATCGCGGTAGCGTCGAATACAAAGGATGTAAAGGGTATAAAAGTAAATTGCTCGATAGATAAGTACGGGAATTTAACAAAAAAAGCTGTCAGAAAAAATGGAGACATCAAGAAGGACAAGATAATAAAGGGAGATACAGTCGATATATTAAATGATATCCATGTGCCAATCATCGTTGGAATAGGAGATCCCGGAAAAATGGATGGACGCGATAGCCTGATAATAGGTGCACCTGTTATAACTATGGCTATGCAGGAGATAATTAAAAGGCATGATGGAATATAA
- the spoVAE gene encoding stage V sporulation protein AE, which yields MSGYLWSFIVGGAICVIGQILLDKTKLTSARILVIFVTAGVILTALGIYEPIVKLGRAGATVPLPGFGYSLAKGVMKEVSEKGFFGIFTGGVKGTAGGIAAAVAFGYIISIIFSPKTKS from the coding sequence ATGAGCGGATATTTATGGTCGTTTATAGTTGGGGGGGCAATATGCGTTATAGGACAGATATTGCTGGATAAAACAAAGCTGACATCGGCGAGGATACTTGTTATATTTGTAACCGCCGGCGTAATTTTGACTGCGCTTGGCATATATGAACCCATTGTAAAGTTAGGCAGAGCAGGTGCTACTGTGCCGCTTCCCGGATTTGGATACTCGCTGGCAAAAGGGGTAATGAAGGAAGTTTCGGAGAAGGGATTTTTCGGTATATTTACCGGAGGAGTAAAAGGTACTGCCGGCGGTATTGCTGCCGCTGTAGCATTTGGCTACATTATCTCGATCATATTCTCGCCCAAAACAAAAAGCTAA